A single window of Pyrus communis chromosome 10, drPyrComm1.1, whole genome shotgun sequence DNA harbors:
- the LOC137746913 gene encoding uncharacterized protein translates to MSGSGEQEAPIAGQVSDSGELEAPSSAQVPYSGEQAPSSGENSNSTEQEAPNSEENLDSSKAAQDSEENPDSGEAAQDSEENPDSGEAAQDSEENPESGEEAPTSEENSDSCESAPTSEKTSGPSEAAPTSEENTNSDEDPMSVTGSNEVERTISVNTSDSGEATLISRDNTASGEEATSGEMSLTEAPISGKISDSKQEYRPISPKMPDPWKQEEIPNCDDYVPWLIDNTEFVQELVEELMIGDPPLLDYSHENPALPPTVTATKPSSSSSESAAENVKLGKGKIDEKGKGKEKQEDGQF, encoded by the coding sequence atgtcGGGTTCCGGTGAACAAGAAGCACCAATTGCTGGGCAAGTCTCCGATTCAGGCGAACTAGAAGCACCGAGTTCTGCGCAAGTGCCATATTCCGGCGAACAAGCACCAAGTTCTGGGGAAAACTCCAATTCCACCGAACAAGAAGCACCAAATTCTGAGGAAAATCTCGATTCCAGCAAAGCAGCACAAGATTCTGAGGAAAACCCCGATTCCGGCGAAGCAGCACAAGATTCTGAGGAAAACCCCGATTCCGGCGAAGCAGCACAAGATTCTGAGGAAAACCCCGAATCGGGCGAAGAAGCACCAACTTCTGAGGAGAACTCCGATTCCTGCGAATCAGCACCAACTTCTGAGAAAACGTCCGGGCCCAGCGAAGCAGCGCCAACTTCTGAGGAAAACACCAATTCCGATGAAGACCCAATGTCAGTGACCGGTTCCAATGAAGTTGAAAGAACCATTTCTGTGAATACCTCTGATTCCGGCGAAGCAACACTAATTTCTAGGGACAACACCGCTTCCGGCGAGGAAGCAACATCTGGGGAAATGTCATTGACCGAAGCaccaatttctgggaaaatctcCGATTCCAAGCAAGAATATCGACCAATTTCTCCGAAAATGCCGGATCCATGGAAACAAGAGGAAATACCAAATTGTGATGATTATGTTCCATGGTTGATCGATAACACTGAATTTGTACAGGAACTCGTTGAGGAGCTGATGATTGGAGATCCACCTTTGCTCGATTACTCTCACGAGAACCCTGCTCTTCCTCCTACCGTCACTGCGACAAAACCCTCTTCATCGTCGAGTGAGAGCGCAGCTGAGAATGTGAAGCTGGGAAAAGGAAAGATCGATGAGAAAGGTAAGGGGAAAGAAAAGCAAGAAGATGGTCAGTTCTGA
- the LOC137746912 gene encoding uncharacterized protein: MLDSSEQEAPIAGQVSHSGEQEAPVSGENSDSYEQEAPNSEENLDSGKAAQDSEENPESGEEAPASEDNSNSGESAPTSEETSGSSEEAPTSEDNTDSNEDLMSVTGSNEVEGPISGNISDSGEAAPVYEGSTDSGEATSAEMLSTEAPISGRISDCEQELPPIYVKMSNLWKQEEIPNGDDYVPSLIDNTELVQALLKELRIGDPTLLDFLYMNNARPHTTAESKPSSSSSESAADNVEPGKGKIDEKGKGKEKQEDGEGKGKEKKEDGQF, from the coding sequence ATGTTGGATTCCAGTGAACAAGAAGCTCCAATTGCTGGGCAAGTCTCTCATTCAGGCGAACAAGAAGCACCAGTTTCTGGGGAAAACTCCGATTCCTACGAACAAGAAGCACCAAATTCTGAGGAAAATCTCGATTCCGGCAAAGCAGCACAAGATTCTGAGGAAAACCCCGAGTCCGGCGAAGAAGCACCAGCTTCTGAGGACAACTCCAATTCCGGGGAATCAGCACCAACTTCTGAGGAGACCTCCGGGTCCAGCGAAGAAGCGCCAACTTCTGAGGACAACACTGATTCCAATGAAGACCTAATGTCAGTGACCGGTTCCAATGAAGTTGAAGGACCCATTTCTGGGAATATATCCGATTCCGGCGAAGCAGCCCCAGTTTATGAGGGCAGCACCGATTCTGGCGAAGCAACGTCTGCGGAAATGTTATCGACCGAAGCACCAATTTCTGGGAGAATCTCAGATTGCGAGCAAGAGCTTCCTCCAATTTATGTGAAAATGTCGAATCTATGGAAACAAGAGGAAATACCAAATGGTGATGATTACGTTCCATCGTTGATCGATAACACTGAACTTGTACAGGCACTGCTTAAGGAGCTGAGGATTGGGGATCCAACGTTGCTCGATTTCTTATACATGAACAATGCTCGTCCTCATACCACCGCTGAGTCAAAACCCTCTTCATCGTCGAGTGAAAGCGCAGCCGACAATGTGGAGCCGGGAAAAGGAAAGATCGATGAGAAAGGCAAGgggaaagaaaaacaagaagatgGTGAAGGCaaggggaaagaaaagaaagaagatggTCAGTTCTGA
- the LOC137747038 gene encoding uncharacterized protein, whose amino-acid sequence MKGEVQLGPTGERERDRDPTDIDPLLPNQVDSSPASSSEINNEDLESGSIPSCRICLESDAEPGDELISPCMCKGTQQFVHRSCLDHWRSVKEGFAFSHCTTCKAEFHLRVETYEDNTWRKIKFRVFVARDVFLVFLAVQSIIAAIGGFAYVMDKDGAFRNSFSDGWDRILSKHPIPFYYCIGVLGFFVLLGFFGLILHCSSLNSNDPRMAGCQNCCYGWGILDCFPASMEACFALVIVFVVIFAILGIAYGFLAATMAIQRIWQRHYHILTKRELTKEYIVEDLHGCYTPPKLDPEHEARLKMLKLL is encoded by the exons ATGAAGGGGGAAGTGCAGCTGGGGCCAACAGGTGAAAGGGAGCGAGACCGAGACCCTACTGACATTGACCCGCTGCTACCGAACCAGGTCGATTCGTCGCCGGCAAGCTCGAGTGAGATCAACAATGAAGACCTTGAGTCTGGCTCTATTCCCAGCTGTCGAATTTGTCTCGAGAGCGATGCCGAACCAG GGGATGAATTGATTTCACCTTGCATGTGCAAAGGCACCCAGCAGTTTGTTCATAGGTCCTGCCTCGATCACTGGCGCTCTGTTAAA GAAGGATTTGCTTTCTCACACTGCACAACCTGCAAAGCGGAATTTCACCTTCGAGTTGAAACATATGAGGACAATACCTGGCGTAAGATAAAATTCAGAGTTTTTGTGGCAAGGGATGTTTTCCTCGTATTTTTAGCAGTGCAATCA ATAATTGCTGCTATTGGTGGCTTTGCATATGTTATGGACAAAGATGGTGCATTCCGGAATTCATTTAGTGATGGTTGGGACCGTATCTTGTCAAAACATCCTAtaccattttattattgtattg GTGTCCTAGGCTTTTTTGTACTGCTTGGATTTTTTGGGCTCATACTACACTGTTCATCGCTCAATAGCAATGACCCACGGATGGCTGGCTGCCAGAACTGCTGCTATGGTTGGGGAATTTTGGATTGTTTCCCAGCGTCGATGGAGGCTTGCTTTGCGCTGGTCATCGTTTTTGTTGTCATCTTTGCCATCCTTGGCATAGCTTATGGTTTCCTTGCCGCCACCATGGCCATTCAGCGGATATGGCAGCGACATTACCATATCCTGACCAAGAGGGAGCTCACAAAG GAGTATATAGTGGAGGATCTTCATGGATGCTACACCCCACCGAAACTAGATCCCGAACATGAAGCACGTCTGAAAATGCTGAAGTTGTTGTAG
- the LOC137746917 gene encoding EG45-like domain containing protein yields the protein MSRTHNPRQWLLVLLNLLFLLQLFDTSNADVGTAAQYPPPYLPTECFGGDSSQFPSSNLFAAAGDGIWDNGASCGRQYLVRCISAEETGTCVPDKTIQVKIVDYAGSINKASVSGTTMVLSQTAFGSVANSTARSINIEFQQV from the exons ATGTCCAGAACTCACAATCCACGCCAATGGCTTCTAGTCCTGCTCAATCTCCTCTTCCTCCTACAGCTTTTCGACACATCAAACGCCGACGTCGGCACTGCTGCCCAGTACCCTCCTCCATATTTAC CGACGGAATGTTTTGGAGGCGATTCGTCGCAGTTTCCCTCGAGTAATCTATTCGCAGCGGCCGGTGACGGAATATGGGACAATGGAGCGTCGTGTGGGAGGCAGTACTTGGTGAGATGCATAAGTGCAGAAGAAACGGGGACGTGTGTTCCGGACAAGACGATTCAAGTGAAGATTGTGGACTATGCCGGAAGTATTAACAAAGCATCGGTTTCCGGCACCACCATGGTCTTGTCCCAAACAGCCTTTGGATCTGTTGCTAATTCGACGGCTAGATCCATTAACATTGAGTTTCAACA GGTATGA